In Bacillus sp. SB49, a single window of DNA contains:
- a CDS encoding cell wall elongation regulator TseB-like domain-containing protein → MMTMLRQQSSRFTVPKWVWFSLTALAVVLLLGFSFLVWMYTSISHDREAGQTEAEALALAETDLANVENVSTYNGNIPIHIVKGSTENGTEQLAFLDLSEKKVLKVEDMSGQISPEAMRQQWQQSCASCQFKDIQYGYEEQEPVFQLTYIDEQNRYVFDYFTLSGDNFDQRFAFKRTQ, encoded by the coding sequence ATGATGACGATGCTGAGACAGCAGTCTTCACGATTTACCGTACCTAAGTGGGTGTGGTTTTCTCTGACAGCTCTGGCGGTGGTTCTGCTTCTTGGTTTTTCCTTCCTTGTATGGATGTACACGAGCATCAGTCACGATAGAGAAGCTGGTCAGACAGAGGCGGAAGCTCTCGCATTAGCAGAGACGGACCTTGCAAATGTGGAGAATGTGTCAACCTACAACGGTAACATTCCTATCCATATCGTAAAGGGAAGTACAGAGAATGGCACAGAGCAACTTGCTTTTCTCGACCTTTCTGAAAAGAAGGTGCTGAAGGTGGAAGATATGAGTGGTCAAATATCTCCTGAAGCGATGAGACAACAGTGGCAGCAATCGTGTGCATCATGCCAATTCAAAGATATTCAATATGGATATGAAGAACAAGAACCAGTGTTTCAGCTCACGTATATAGATGAGCAGAACCGCTATGTATTCGACTATTTTACATTATCCGGCGATAATTTCGATCAACGTTTCGCCTTTAAACGAACCCAATAA
- the panB gene encoding 3-methyl-2-oxobutanoate hydroxymethyltransferase encodes MLKKSHFLQMKKSQEKIAMVTSYDYPSAKMAEDAGSDMILIGDSLGMTVLGYDSTIPVTMDDMIHHGRAVARGAKDTFKVIDMPFMSYHISKEDTLRNAKRLYQESGAQALKLEGSGEVSEAMKLLIRAGIPVVGHIGLTPQSVNVLGGYKVQGKNSQDASRILEEALEIESAGAMALVLECVPRQLAAFITAKLSIPTIGIGAGVDCDGQVLVYHDLLQYGVTRLPKFVKSYMDSNQILGEALHSYVTEVKEKTFPEEKHTYTMDVSDLPED; translated from the coding sequence ATGCTTAAAAAAAGTCATTTTCTGCAGATGAAGAAAAGTCAGGAGAAGATCGCCATGGTTACAAGCTATGACTACCCTTCCGCTAAGATGGCGGAAGATGCCGGTTCCGATATGATCTTAATCGGAGACAGCTTGGGGATGACCGTCCTTGGCTATGATTCTACAATTCCAGTAACGATGGATGATATGATCCACCACGGAAGGGCCGTAGCCCGTGGTGCAAAAGATACATTCAAAGTAATCGATATGCCGTTTATGTCTTACCACATTTCTAAGGAAGATACGTTGAGAAATGCCAAACGGTTATATCAAGAGTCGGGCGCACAGGCGCTGAAGCTTGAAGGCAGCGGGGAAGTGTCGGAAGCGATGAAACTTCTCATCCGAGCAGGAATCCCCGTAGTCGGGCACATTGGGCTTACTCCTCAGTCGGTCAACGTTCTCGGCGGCTACAAAGTCCAAGGGAAAAATTCACAGGATGCTTCCCGTATACTCGAGGAAGCTTTGGAGATTGAATCAGCAGGTGCAATGGCTCTTGTACTGGAGTGCGTGCCGCGGCAGCTTGCAGCGTTCATCACGGCTAAACTCTCCATACCTACAATCGGTATCGGGGCAGGGGTGGATTGTGACGGTCAGGTCCTTGTCTATCATGACCTGCTCCAGTACGGAGTGACACGCCTTCCTAAATTTGTGAAGTCCTATATGGACAGCAATCAGATTCTTGGAGAAGCGCTCCATTCCTATGTGACGGAAGTGAAAGAAAAAACGTTTCCAGAAGAGAAACATACATATACGATGGATGTTTCGGACTTACCGGAAGATTAA
- a CDS encoding YpmA family protein — translation MDKKIETLSTVRIQKSDDLYKVVDTLNRTLKENNLMFGLALDDDDAETAVFTIYRT, via the coding sequence ATGGACAAAAAAATTGAAACATTATCGACCGTCAGGATTCAGAAATCAGACGACCTATATAAAGTCGTCGATACCTTGAATCGGACATTAAAAGAAAATAATCTCATGTTTGGACTGGCTTTAGATGATGACGATGCTGAGACAGCAGTCTTCACGATTTACCGTACCTAA
- the panD gene encoding aspartate 1-decarboxylase: MLRTMMKAKIHRARVTEANLNYVGSITIDHDLLDAVGILPHEKVQVVNNNNGARLETYVIAGERGSGVICLNGAAARLVQKDDIVIIVAYAMLSEEELSSFRPKIALMDADNQIQQVVDEEPPLQAIPL; encoded by the coding sequence ATGCTTCGAACGATGATGAAAGCCAAAATACATCGGGCCCGCGTAACGGAAGCGAACTTAAATTACGTCGGCAGTATTACGATTGACCATGATTTGTTGGATGCCGTCGGGATCTTGCCACATGAAAAGGTCCAGGTGGTGAATAATAACAATGGAGCCAGATTGGAAACCTATGTAATTGCTGGAGAGCGCGGATCGGGTGTGATTTGTTTGAACGGGGCGGCGGCAAGGCTTGTTCAAAAAGATGATATTGTAATTATCGTAGCTTATGCGATGCTTTCGGAAGAGGAGCTAAGCAGCTTCCGTCCGAAAATCGCGTTAATGGATGCGGATAACCAGATTCAACAAGTAGTGGATGAAGAGCCACCGTTACAGGCAATACCTTTATGA
- the panC gene encoding pantoate--beta-alanine ligase — MDVLNRISDVQSKVEGFVKKGKTIGFVPTMGYLHEGHLRLLQKAREENDIVLLSIFVNPLQFNEAEDLAGYPRNEERDAALAAEAGVDLLFMPTPETMYPETPSIRMEVTKRTDVLCGKSRPGHFDGVVTVLTKLFHIARPTKAYFGMKDAQQYAVVDALVHDFNFPIQLVPVPTVREKDGLAKSSRNVNLSEVERQEAPAIYQALLKGKEMILNGEVESAPVLNAVQEFLEKRTRGKIDYIELLSYPELEPVKAVNRQVILAAAVFYDQARLIDNIVFRPDRG; from the coding sequence ATGGATGTTTTGAATCGAATCAGTGACGTGCAGTCGAAGGTGGAAGGTTTTGTTAAGAAAGGGAAGACCATCGGGTTCGTTCCGACGATGGGTTATCTGCATGAAGGACACCTACGTCTTTTGCAGAAGGCAAGGGAAGAAAACGATATCGTCCTGTTGAGCATTTTCGTAAACCCACTTCAATTTAATGAAGCGGAAGACCTTGCCGGTTATCCTCGGAATGAAGAGCGCGATGCAGCTCTGGCTGCAGAAGCCGGTGTCGATCTGTTATTTATGCCAACCCCGGAAACCATGTATCCCGAAACACCTTCCATTCGAATGGAAGTGACAAAACGGACGGATGTCTTATGTGGAAAATCCCGTCCCGGGCACTTTGACGGAGTGGTGACCGTCCTTACAAAGCTGTTTCATATTGCAAGGCCTACAAAAGCATATTTTGGAATGAAGGACGCCCAGCAGTATGCAGTGGTGGATGCACTCGTCCATGATTTTAACTTCCCGATACAATTGGTTCCAGTTCCAACGGTGCGGGAGAAAGATGGGCTTGCGAAAAGCAGCAGAAATGTTAATCTTTCGGAAGTGGAAAGGCAGGAAGCCCCAGCTATCTATCAAGCCCTCCTGAAAGGCAAAGAAATGATATTGAACGGCGAGGTGGAAAGTGCTCCTGTGCTGAATGCAGTCCAGGAGTTTCTTGAGAAACGAACTCGTGGTAAGATAGATTATATTGAATTATTGTCCTATCCGGAACTGGAGCCGGTTAAGGCTGTTAACAGACAGGTTATACTTGCGGCGGCAGTCTTTTATGACCAGGCACGTTTGATCGATAATATTGTTTTTCGACCGGACCGGGGATAA
- the dinG gene encoding ATP-dependent DNA helicase DinG, with product MTTFAIVDLETTGNAASKGDRIIEIGVVVVTEEGRTLEEFSSLVYPEREIPPFVSSLTGIKEEDVLEAPLFSEIAEDIHPLFDHAYIVAHNIEFDLGFLNDEFKRCGLPPLHNPIIDTVEFARLMLPTSPTFKLGQLAERLGLGHDRPHRALSDAQVTSDLLLYLLGQMEGLPEKTLDHLLKVEPKLKSDFRPFLIKYMEGKRYGRTVSREFDIHHGIPIRKQLQRSTDVSGTRLLDFRNWKNQVYEGNEGLKSIVQGYENRAGQKEMTDHVYRALENKRHAIIEAGTGTGKSVAYLLASAFHALKEEKRVVITTYTTSLQKQLLEDEIPKIERMFPRPLKAVLYKGKGHYISLVHFRYELEHSSQDNYDIALTKGMILVWLTRTRTGDVDEIQLPSNGRQFWHKVSAEQSSKNVQLGYIDDSFFQWAQKRALEADLIITNHALFCMDMVREDPVLPEYSCAVVDEAHHLESVANRYFGVRMDYKELQRHLSQCGEIFQKGMYRPWKLPTGFSQHLRKGQYAVDEAKEELSQLSKYIHQNVKKEKRSDKGRSDVGRMQFLLQPSALPSFITTAKEMSHRFLAAVQKMVVQMSAMEEKLATLLSLKEDNGIPVVITRIQTQLELCRTVRLELIHYFDLDQDEVKWIEIEGEGAANSIYLFSEPFDVAGLLQRKLFHKKESVVLTSATLATDHSFDYMRHSLGLDLKETMEVQIPSPYDYRNQVQVMVPNDFPSVKDDPESFIEAISEAVYSIAQVTKGRMLVLFTSYDMLKKTYLLLKEFIDPEEFMIFAQGISSGSRDRLKKNFQAFDQSILLGTSSFWEGVDIPGDDLSCVMMVKLPFQPPDQPVQAVRKDRFKKEGRNSFMEKSLPNAIIRFKQGFGRLIRSDSDRGIIFICDQRLMEAKYGKHFLDSLPEVPVSYQSTRQLIDKIENWL from the coding sequence ATGACTACATTTGCAATCGTAGATTTAGAAACAACAGGAAACGCAGCTTCTAAAGGGGACCGGATTATCGAGATAGGGGTCGTGGTCGTCACGGAAGAGGGAAGAACGTTGGAGGAATTCTCCTCCCTTGTTTATCCAGAAAGAGAGATCCCTCCTTTTGTATCTTCCCTGACAGGAATTAAGGAAGAGGATGTCCTGGAAGCCCCGCTGTTTTCAGAAATTGCAGAGGATATTCATCCTCTTTTTGACCATGCCTACATAGTAGCGCACAATATTGAGTTCGATTTAGGCTTCCTTAACGACGAATTTAAACGATGCGGACTTCCGCCACTACATAACCCGATCATCGACACGGTGGAGTTCGCCAGACTTATGCTTCCCACATCCCCGACATTCAAATTGGGTCAGCTGGCTGAACGTCTTGGATTAGGGCATGACCGCCCTCACAGAGCACTATCCGATGCTCAGGTAACATCTGATTTACTGCTCTATTTATTGGGGCAAATGGAGGGTTTACCTGAAAAGACGCTCGACCACCTTTTAAAGGTGGAACCAAAGCTTAAAAGTGATTTTCGGCCGTTTTTAATAAAATATATGGAAGGTAAGCGGTACGGACGAACTGTTAGTCGGGAATTCGACATCCATCACGGGATTCCCATCCGGAAACAGCTGCAGCGGAGCACCGATGTTTCTGGAACGCGCCTTCTGGATTTCCGTAATTGGAAGAACCAGGTCTACGAAGGGAATGAAGGATTGAAGAGCATCGTTCAGGGTTATGAAAACCGTGCTGGTCAAAAGGAGATGACCGACCACGTTTATCGTGCGCTGGAGAATAAGAGGCACGCGATTATAGAAGCCGGGACTGGGACGGGAAAATCCGTTGCTTATCTGCTTGCTTCTGCCTTTCATGCCTTAAAAGAAGAGAAACGAGTTGTCATCACAACGTACACGACCTCCCTTCAAAAGCAGCTGCTTGAAGATGAAATCCCTAAAATTGAACGGATGTTTCCAAGGCCTCTGAAAGCCGTTCTCTATAAAGGTAAAGGGCATTATATCAGTCTCGTTCATTTTCGTTATGAACTGGAGCATTCGAGTCAGGACAACTATGATATTGCGCTTACTAAAGGGATGATTCTCGTATGGCTGACACGGACGCGCACTGGTGATGTAGATGAAATTCAACTCCCTTCCAATGGAAGACAGTTTTGGCATAAAGTTTCCGCTGAGCAGTCATCGAAGAATGTGCAATTGGGCTACATAGATGATTCCTTCTTTCAATGGGCGCAGAAAAGGGCTTTGGAAGCGGATTTGATCATTACGAACCATGCTTTGTTTTGTATGGATATGGTCAGGGAAGACCCTGTGTTACCGGAATATTCGTGCGCTGTCGTCGATGAAGCCCACCACTTGGAGTCGGTGGCAAACCGCTATTTCGGAGTTCGGATGGATTACAAAGAACTGCAGCGTCATTTGAGTCAATGCGGGGAGATATTCCAAAAGGGCATGTACCGACCGTGGAAGCTTCCAACCGGCTTTTCTCAACACTTGCGTAAAGGCCAGTACGCTGTCGATGAGGCCAAAGAGGAATTGAGTCAGCTGTCCAAATATATACACCAGAATGTAAAAAAAGAGAAGCGCTCCGATAAGGGAAGAAGCGATGTAGGAAGAATGCAGTTTCTGCTGCAGCCTTCGGCATTGCCGTCTTTTATTACAACAGCGAAAGAAATGTCTCATCGTTTTCTTGCTGCCGTTCAGAAAATGGTCGTTCAAATGTCAGCTATGGAAGAGAAACTAGCCACTCTTCTTTCCTTGAAAGAAGATAATGGCATTCCTGTGGTCATTACTCGGATACAAACCCAGCTGGAATTGTGCAGGACGGTCCGTTTAGAGCTGATTCATTATTTCGACTTGGACCAAGACGAAGTGAAATGGATTGAAATTGAAGGGGAAGGTGCGGCAAACTCCATCTATCTTTTCAGTGAGCCATTTGACGTAGCCGGGTTACTCCAAAGGAAATTGTTCCATAAAAAAGAGAGTGTCGTTTTAACGAGTGCGACGCTCGCCACCGATCATTCCTTTGACTATATGAGGCATTCCCTTGGATTGGATTTAAAGGAAACCATGGAAGTCCAGATTCCTTCTCCTTACGATTACCGCAACCAAGTTCAAGTAATGGTACCGAACGATTTCCCAAGTGTAAAAGACGATCCTGAATCGTTCATTGAAGCAATCAGTGAAGCCGTGTATTCTATCGCGCAGGTGACCAAAGGCAGGATGCTTGTCCTCTTCACCTCCTACGATATGTTGAAGAAGACCTACCTGCTGCTTAAAGAATTTATTGATCCCGAAGAATTCATGATTTTTGCTCAGGGTATTTCGAGTGGGAGTCGTGACAGGCTTAAGAAAAACTTCCAGGCGTTCGATCAATCGATTCTGCTCGGTACGAGTTCTTTCTGGGAAGGGGTGGACATCCCCGGTGATGATTTATCTTGCGTCATGATGGTCAAGCTGCCATTCCAACCGCCTGATCAGCCTGTGCAGGCGGTTCGGAAAGACCGTTTCAAGAAAGAAGGGAGAAACTCCTTCATGGAGAAATCTCTGCCAAACGCCATTATTCGATTCAAGCAGGGATTCGGTCGTTTAATTCGAAGTGACAGCGACAGAGGAATCATCTTCATCTGTGACCAGCGCCTTATGGAGGCCAAATATGGAAAACACTTCCTGGACTCGCTCCCGGAGGTGCCGGTAAGTTATCAATCCACACGTCAGCTCATTGATAAAATTGAAAATTGGTTGTAA